The Siniperca chuatsi isolate FFG_IHB_CAS linkage group LG17, ASM2008510v1, whole genome shotgun sequence genomic sequence CAGTTCCTGAAGTTGCGTCCAGTAAACGCACTGGCACTGCGGCTTATCTCCTGCAGAGGAATACCTGAGGTCCAAACAGAAAGGGACAAGAAGTGAAGGTTAGAAAAGATGAAACTTCCTCACTGAAACTGACCTCATTTCCAAGGGGGAAACTGGGTCACTGCAAAACACATGATTTGGTAAATTTATAGTGGATAATAtgtaattacaaaaacaaaagataagaGGAGAAGACCTaagaaattaacaaaacacatatttttttacagattaacaGATGAACAGCTGTTTGAACTGCTGCCTCTTCATAAGAGTTAACGTGAATTTGAGAATAATGGATTCAGGTCTGTGATGTGATGATGAGAAGAATAATGCATGCACCTGCAGAATCAATGCGTTTGAGCATCAAATTTTATCTCTCACCTGAGTCACGGATGGCATCCATTGCTTTCATTCTGTACAGGTAGTTGTAGCAACCTTTGAAATACAAACAGGTTTTTGTTACATTGtgcaaaaaaaagcacaatatgcACTTCAAAGAGATTCAGGTGTCAAAAGGATGAGCTGAAAACGTGACTGACTAATCTGTGATCCTTGCTTCAGCCTATCGTCTTCTTCTGATAGGAGACGAGGTTCGAAACGGATCTCCTGGACCTTGGACAGCCTGGAGTCAATCTCCTCCCTCAAACCCTGTAAATTAATTCatgaagaaaatacacaaacacatgaattcTTGCACCAACAGCTGCTCTGCACATTCAACTGTTCTTTGACAACACAAGAGGTAACCAAGCTCATAAAAGAGGAGATCCACTTTACCTTAGGTGTATTGTGGCCAATCGGTGCATGGGGTCCTCGGCGGGATCTCATCGCGAAACGCATGATTTGCCTTTTGACAAAGataaacagcagcacaaacacctacaaacaaaaccaaacgtGTCAAGGCAGGATTTTAAATTCAGCATCATCACATGAGCCAGATAGCAACCAAATCAGTAACTTACCAAGCTTCCATAAGCCATAACCAGAACAACATTAACACCTGATAACGGCGACGACTCTGCCATGTCATCTGTCAGTGTGTAGTTTATCCGCAGGTcgattagctagctagcaatgaAACGTTATGTTGCTACGTTAGCTTAGTAACCGGTTGTCCATTTTGGGGTGAAAGGCCACTGCAGCACAAACGAGAAATTGTTTATCTCGTTGCAGCTTTGAAAGGACGTTtctagaagaaaaaaaaactatgcaGCGACCGCACTGATACTCCTCTTCACGTTCAGCGACATCTTGCCTGAAGTACGCAGTTTAGCTTGTGCTAGCTAGAAGCAATGAGGGCGACAGCGACAGGTTTGCGACGCTCCAAATTACCGTAATAACTGTGTGAAGAGCACCAGTCAGGTCAAACCACCTAGCTATTATCTGTTTTATGTATATttggtatatttatttttgtacaaaattaGATACAAACATTGAGGATAATTTTGCAtaattatttttcctatttaaTTGGCCTAACTGCTGTGCATTGACACAAGCACTTTACAACAATATATCTGCACCTTGTTctggattatatatatattacattattattatattaataatagaggtagtagtagtagaagtatcATTGACATATTTAacactatattatatataaatatactatTTCTATTACTTACATTACctattttgttgcattttgttatATACTATATCACAATACTTCtattatatatgcatgtattaCATATTATTGTATCATTATTAGTGAGTGTACATACATAACATATTGCATATATTAAACACCCCTATGCACTTTAATATATGTTgatgtttattgtatttatgattcatacatatacatatatgtagatatatatacctatatttatattatgtagTACATACAGCATGGCTACCAGTGTTTACACCAGTAGGACCCTTAACAAATCTCTACCTCAATAAGGATTTCAGAGTAGCACATTTGGACATATttgcacaattatttattttgtataaatgtattgttatgtactgtatataatgtacaGCTTTTGATAGTCATTTCTGCGCTttctttcatgtattttattgtatctATTGTATTcgtttttcatctgttttcttgCCTCTTAACCTGTGTCTTGTGTTGCTGTAACATGTGAGACCTGAGTCTTTCTGAATCTTTTCAACGAGTGCATACTGCCAAGTGCATGGCTCCAACACTCATTTTTACTGTAATGTCATAACGTTACATATGTTTCTCATTAGATAAATGCAGTCCCTCACACGGTTCATTCCTCACTGTTTGCCAAAGTTTATTATCTGTGTTATGCATCCTCACTAATGACATATCATAACTACGTTGATAATATAAAACTATTTCAGTGTGTGATCACATGTTGTGGGTCCCGTTTCCTCGAAGCGCTCTGCAAACCACGTGACGCAGCTCTCCGTGGTGTCAGAGTGGAAAAGAAACAGGTAAATTCAGTCTCTCGCTTATTGTGTGAGCGAGTCGGTTCGTTATATTTTCCCAACTTAGTAGTATTAATTTAGAGTTCAGGAATTATATCCTGTCCTAAATCCGACTAGAAGGTCGACAACGAGACC encodes the following:
- the LOC122864887 gene encoding protein C1orf43 homolog encodes the protein MAESSPLSGVNVVLVMAYGSLVFVLLFIFVKRQIMRFAMRSRRGPHAPIGHNTPKGLREEIDSRLSKVQEIRFEPRLLSEEDDRLKQGSQISCYNYLYRMKAMDAIRDSGIPLQEISRSASAFTGRNFRNWLLELRNSHSLIKSSRSALIDRLLEGYDSARHGTGVFGEAEFLEYQQALSELADVVKAYSSTTSLDQHHQSAAKDLTGSPVRGTPSTIQVTYLPSTGQRSKRPKHFLELKSFKDNYNTLESTL